From the Corythoichthys intestinalis isolate RoL2023-P3 chromosome 15, ASM3026506v1, whole genome shotgun sequence genome, one window contains:
- the mlh3 gene encoding DNA mismatch repair protein Mlh3 isoform X3: MIKCLSEEVRVRLRSGVAVPSLQQCVEELVLNSLDAGATCVGIRMDLDALKVQVIDNGAGMSAEDMARVGNRYHSGKCHSLDDLDELKYYGFRGTTVVVCNFFHNMPVRRKRMDLVLEGERIRHRVEAVSLMHPSVSFTLKNDRTGAVMVQLPKSRDTYHRFVQIHGLTRARKLGEIRHTRAPFEVTGHLGREGHYNGGLQFLYVNGRLLLRTRIHALLNSLLRGLRSPTRRNDSPEKRAAVGNDAHRRGQDLHGVYVVNIKCSYSEYDINLEPSKTLIEFKDWDGVLLCVEEAVNAFLRREKSPLSQDDTPDASPRSFPVDDAAREDAGPDRAVPTPSVHRKHEPSDVLRPDNEGPVDQINALRLAENAESKFDQTENEIATATLRPPDSAGEEKTSRTICVRFPFVHECLQDNAGKAAGQHLSKRKISLTSQNSERSDIPSKISKVLSVESGSLDEFRRMYGKSVETNVTSSEKQTNPRRLPPNFLEDTQNVGLSLNRKTKSDERRHEAHHLEYAELKRTSPSLTGKLNRLKQKWTKDQRRDRSAPVGNECFQDGYNDATNTHEGTAASTDWLRHFDSQTGKTAYVNKVTGLSKYEEPPKEGKGVRCTSDITNMAISVVSETGTECRCYPFQADLVLPFLPEDKEQRVLSAGTDDNVRTFRSLSSLYSKWKNPVFVRPPEVAVDVSSGQADGLAVKIHNILYPYRFSKAMIHSMKVMNQVDNKFLACLINTTDDTDTEGIILPCRFCVGDIDCVQISGNLLVLLDQHAAHERVRLEKLIADSLEDDPNARGQKRLCSSTISPPLRICVTEEEQRLIRARRTDLRRSGLEVTFSERRDNRVLVGKVPLCFVEKENTEHRRKRPSVIKRLVEDYLREEMELLRSTGTVKGTLPLTVLKVLASLACHGAVKFNHPLNRDECRSLAASLSSCRLPFQCAHGRPSIAPLLDVLHLEPERKEPTKPNLRKLRSVYKAWLLYGNE, from the exons ATGATTAAATGTCTATCCGAAGAAGTTCGAGTGAGACTTCGCTCCGGCGTGGCCGTCCCTTCTCTTCAACAATGCGTCGAGGAGCTCGTCCTCAACAGCCTCGACGCCGGCGCGACGTGCGTCGGCATCCGGATGGATCTGGACGCGCTCAAGGTGCAGGTGATCGACAACGGCGCCGGAATGAGCGCCGAGGACATGGCGCGCGTGGGGAACAGGTACCACAGCGGCAAATGCCACTCGCTGGACGACCTGGATGAGCTCAAGTATTACGGCTTCCGGG GAACGACGGTCGTCGTTTGCAATTTCTTCCACAACATGCCCGTACGCAGGAAGAGGATGGACCTCGTCCTGGAAGGTGAGAGAATCAGACATCGGGTAGAGGCCGTGTCTCTAATGCACCCCTCTGTGTCTTTCACCTTGAAGAACGACCGTACGGGAGCCGTGATGGTTCAGCTTCCTAAATCTCGAGACACCTACCACAGGTTCGTCCAGATCCACGGTCTGACCCGAGCTCGGAAACTGGGAGAGATACGGCACACGCGCGCCCCCTTCGAGGTGACGGGTCACCTCGGCAGAGAGGGCCACTACAACGGGGGCTTGCAGTTTTTGTACGTGAACGGCCGACTGCTTCTCAGGACGCGGATACACGCGCTGCTGAACTCGCTTTTACGCGGACTCCGCAGTCCGACTCGGAGGAACGACAGTCCGGAAAAACGGGCGGCCGTCGGGAACGACGCGCACAGACGCGGCCAAGACCTTCACGGGGTATACGTCGTTAATATTAAATGTTCCTATTCGGAGTACGATATTAATCTGGAGCCCTCCAAAACTCTAATCGAGTTCAAAGACTGGGACGGTGTTTTGCTGTGCGTAGAGGAGGCCGTGAACGCTTTTCTGCGCAGGGAGAAATCGCCGCTCTCCCAAGATGACACGCCAGATGCGTCGCCGAGGTCGTTTCCAGTCGACGACGCGGCGCGAGAAGACGCCGGCCCCGATCGCGCCGTCCCGACACCGTCTGTTCATCGTAAACATGAGCCGTCTGATGTGCTCCGACCTGACAACGAAGGACCCGTCGATCAGATAAATGCGCTCCGCCTCGCCGAAAATGCAGAATCCAAATTCGATCAAACTGAAAACGAAATCGCAACGGCAACTCTCCGTCCGCCGGATTCGGCGGGAGAAGAAAAGACTTCCAGAACAATTTGCGTCCGCTTTCCGTTCGTTCACGAATGTCTACAGGACAACGCCGGGAAAGCAGCGGGTCAGCATCTTTCAAAACGCAAAATCTCCCTCACCTCACAAAATAGTGAAAGAAGCGACATTCCTTCAAAGATTTCCAAAGTGCTCTCTGTGGAGTCTGGATCACTTGACGAGTTTAGAAGAATGTACGGAAAATCTGTTGAAACAAACGTTACCTCGTCGGAAAAGCAAACGAACCCTCGACGACTTCCGCCAAACTTTTTAGAGGATACTCAGAATGTTGGTCTTTCCCTGAACCGGAAAACTAAAAGTGATGAGCGACGACACGAAGCTCATCACCTAGAGTACGCCGAGCTAAAACGCACATCGCCATCTTTAACGGGTAAACTTAACCGCCTGAAACAAAAGTGGACAAAAGACCAAAGGCGAGATCGTTCCGCTCCCGTTGGTAACGAATGCTTTCAAGACGGCTACAACGATGCCACGAATACTCATGAGGGGACGGCCGCGTCTACCGACTGGCTCCGTCACTTTGATAGCCAAACGGGAAAAACGGCCTACGTCAACAAAGTGACTGGCCTCAGCAAATACGAGGAACCTCCAAAAGAAGGAAAGGGGGTCCGCTGTACGTCCGATATCACCAACATGGCTATTAGTGTCGTCTCTGAAACGG GGACGGAATGCAGATGTTACCCCTTCCAAGCGGATCTAGTGCTGCCCTTCTTGCCTGAAGACAAAGAACAAAGAGTGCTGAGCGCAGGGACAG ACGACAACGTCCGGACCTTCCGCTCGCTCTCGTCTTTGTACTCCAAGTGGAAGAACCCGGTGTTTGTGCGTCCTCCGGAG GTGGCTGTGGACGTTTCAAGCGGGCAAGCCGACGGCTTGGCCGTCAAGATCCACAACATCCTGTATCCGTACCGCTTTTCCAAGGCCATGATTCACTCCATGAAG GTGATGAATCAAGTCGATAACAAGTTCCTGGCGTGCCTTATCAACACGACAGACGATACGGACACGGAAGGTATTATTCTTCCTTGTCGTTTTTGCGTGGGTGATattgattgcgttcaaatctcAGGGAATCTTTTGGTACTGTTGGATCAGCACGCCGCACATGAGAGAGTGCGTCTGGAAAAGCTCATAGCAG ATTCCTTGGAAGACGATCCAAACGCACGCGGCCAGAAACGTCTGTGTTCATCCACTATTTCGCCACCCCTGCGCATCTGCGTGACTGAAGAGGAACAAAGACTGATCAG GGCTCGTCGGACGGATTTGCGGCGCTCGGGCCTGGAAGTGACGTTCTCTGAGAGGCGGGATAACCGGGTGCTGGTAGGCAAAGTGCCACTTTGTTTTGTGGAGAAAGAAAATACGGAGCATCGGCGAAAGAGGCCGTCGGTTATCAAGCGTCTGGTCGAG GATTACCTTCGAGAAGAGATGGAG ttACTTCGCTCCACCGGTACGGTGAAGGGAACTCTGCCGCTCACGGTGCTGAAAGTCCTGGCCTCTCTAGCGTGCCACG GCGCCGTCAAATTCAACCATCCCCTGAATAGAGACGAGTGTCGCAGTTTGGCGGCGTCTCTGTCGTCCTGCCGGCTGCCCTTCCAGTGCGCCCACGGCCGGCCGTCCATTGCGCCGCTCCTCGACGTCCTCCATTTAGAGCCCGAGCGGAAG GAGCCGACGAAGCCCAACCTCAGAAAGTTAAGAAGTGTGTACAAAGCTTGGCTACTCTATGGAAATGAATGA
- the mlh3 gene encoding DNA mismatch repair protein Mlh3 isoform X4, producing MSSSITASGERRSSFAISSTTCPYAGRGWTSSWKNDRTGAVMVQLPKSRDTYHRFVQIHGLTRARKLGEIRHTRAPFEVTGHLGREGHYNGGLQFLYVNGRLLLRTRIHALLNSLLRGLRSPTRRNDSPEKRAAVGNDAHRRGQDLHGVYVVNIKCSYSEYDINLEPSKTLIEFKDWDGVLLCVEEAVNAFLRREKSPLSQDDTPDASPRSFPVDDAAREDAGPDRAVPTPSVHRKHEPSDVLRPDNEGPVDQINALRLAENAESKFDQTENEIATATLRPPDSAGEEKTSRTICVRFPFVHECLQDNAGKAAGQHLSKRKISLTSQNSERSDIPSKISKVLSVESGSLDEFRRMYGKSVETNVTSSEKQTNPRRLPPNFLEDTQNVGLSLNRKTKSDERRHEAHHLEYAELKRTSPSLTGKLNRLKQKWTKDQRRDRSAPVGNECFQDGYNDATNTHEGTAASTDWLRHFDSQTGKTAYVNKVTGLSKYEEPPKEGKGVRCTSDITNMAISVVSETGTECRCYPFQADLVLPFLPEDKEQRVLSAGTDDNVRTFRSLSSLYSKWKNPVFVRPPEVAVDVSSGQADGLAVKIHNILYPYRFSKAMIHSMKVMNQVDNKFLACLINTTDDTDTEGIILPCRFCVGDIDCVQISGNLLVLLDQHAAHERVRLEKLIADSLEDDPNARGQKRLCSSTISPPLRICVTEEEQRLIRARRTDLRRSGLEVTFSERRDNRVLVGKVPLCFVEKENTEHRRKRPSVIKRLVEDYLREEMELLRSTGTVKGTLPLTVLKVLASLACHGAVKFNHPLNRDECRSLAASLSSCRLPFQCAHGRPSIAPLLDVLHLEPERKEPTKPNLRKLRSVYKAWLLYGNE from the exons ATGAGCTCAAGTATTACGGCTTCCGGG GAACGACGGTCGTCGTTTGCAATTTCTTCCACAACATGCCCGTACGCAGGAAGAGGATGGACCTCGTCCTGGAAG AACGACCGTACGGGAGCCGTGATGGTTCAGCTTCCTAAATCTCGAGACACCTACCACAGGTTCGTCCAGATCCACGGTCTGACCCGAGCTCGGAAACTGGGAGAGATACGGCACACGCGCGCCCCCTTCGAGGTGACGGGTCACCTCGGCAGAGAGGGCCACTACAACGGGGGCTTGCAGTTTTTGTACGTGAACGGCCGACTGCTTCTCAGGACGCGGATACACGCGCTGCTGAACTCGCTTTTACGCGGACTCCGCAGTCCGACTCGGAGGAACGACAGTCCGGAAAAACGGGCGGCCGTCGGGAACGACGCGCACAGACGCGGCCAAGACCTTCACGGGGTATACGTCGTTAATATTAAATGTTCCTATTCGGAGTACGATATTAATCTGGAGCCCTCCAAAACTCTAATCGAGTTCAAAGACTGGGACGGTGTTTTGCTGTGCGTAGAGGAGGCCGTGAACGCTTTTCTGCGCAGGGAGAAATCGCCGCTCTCCCAAGATGACACGCCAGATGCGTCGCCGAGGTCGTTTCCAGTCGACGACGCGGCGCGAGAAGACGCCGGCCCCGATCGCGCCGTCCCGACACCGTCTGTTCATCGTAAACATGAGCCGTCTGATGTGCTCCGACCTGACAACGAAGGACCCGTCGATCAGATAAATGCGCTCCGCCTCGCCGAAAATGCAGAATCCAAATTCGATCAAACTGAAAACGAAATCGCAACGGCAACTCTCCGTCCGCCGGATTCGGCGGGAGAAGAAAAGACTTCCAGAACAATTTGCGTCCGCTTTCCGTTCGTTCACGAATGTCTACAGGACAACGCCGGGAAAGCAGCGGGTCAGCATCTTTCAAAACGCAAAATCTCCCTCACCTCACAAAATAGTGAAAGAAGCGACATTCCTTCAAAGATTTCCAAAGTGCTCTCTGTGGAGTCTGGATCACTTGACGAGTTTAGAAGAATGTACGGAAAATCTGTTGAAACAAACGTTACCTCGTCGGAAAAGCAAACGAACCCTCGACGACTTCCGCCAAACTTTTTAGAGGATACTCAGAATGTTGGTCTTTCCCTGAACCGGAAAACTAAAAGTGATGAGCGACGACACGAAGCTCATCACCTAGAGTACGCCGAGCTAAAACGCACATCGCCATCTTTAACGGGTAAACTTAACCGCCTGAAACAAAAGTGGACAAAAGACCAAAGGCGAGATCGTTCCGCTCCCGTTGGTAACGAATGCTTTCAAGACGGCTACAACGATGCCACGAATACTCATGAGGGGACGGCCGCGTCTACCGACTGGCTCCGTCACTTTGATAGCCAAACGGGAAAAACGGCCTACGTCAACAAAGTGACTGGCCTCAGCAAATACGAGGAACCTCCAAAAGAAGGAAAGGGGGTCCGCTGTACGTCCGATATCACCAACATGGCTATTAGTGTCGTCTCTGAAACGG GGACGGAATGCAGATGTTACCCCTTCCAAGCGGATCTAGTGCTGCCCTTCTTGCCTGAAGACAAAGAACAAAGAGTGCTGAGCGCAGGGACAG ACGACAACGTCCGGACCTTCCGCTCGCTCTCGTCTTTGTACTCCAAGTGGAAGAACCCGGTGTTTGTGCGTCCTCCGGAG GTGGCTGTGGACGTTTCAAGCGGGCAAGCCGACGGCTTGGCCGTCAAGATCCACAACATCCTGTATCCGTACCGCTTTTCCAAGGCCATGATTCACTCCATGAAG GTGATGAATCAAGTCGATAACAAGTTCCTGGCGTGCCTTATCAACACGACAGACGATACGGACACGGAAGGTATTATTCTTCCTTGTCGTTTTTGCGTGGGTGATattgattgcgttcaaatctcAGGGAATCTTTTGGTACTGTTGGATCAGCACGCCGCACATGAGAGAGTGCGTCTGGAAAAGCTCATAGCAG ATTCCTTGGAAGACGATCCAAACGCACGCGGCCAGAAACGTCTGTGTTCATCCACTATTTCGCCACCCCTGCGCATCTGCGTGACTGAAGAGGAACAAAGACTGATCAG GGCTCGTCGGACGGATTTGCGGCGCTCGGGCCTGGAAGTGACGTTCTCTGAGAGGCGGGATAACCGGGTGCTGGTAGGCAAAGTGCCACTTTGTTTTGTGGAGAAAGAAAATACGGAGCATCGGCGAAAGAGGCCGTCGGTTATCAAGCGTCTGGTCGAG GATTACCTTCGAGAAGAGATGGAG ttACTTCGCTCCACCGGTACGGTGAAGGGAACTCTGCCGCTCACGGTGCTGAAAGTCCTGGCCTCTCTAGCGTGCCACG GCGCCGTCAAATTCAACCATCCCCTGAATAGAGACGAGTGTCGCAGTTTGGCGGCGTCTCTGTCGTCCTGCCGGCTGCCCTTCCAGTGCGCCCACGGCCGGCCGTCCATTGCGCCGCTCCTCGACGTCCTCCATTTAGAGCCCGAGCGGAAG GAGCCGACGAAGCCCAACCTCAGAAAGTTAAGAAGTGTGTACAAAGCTTGGCTACTCTATGGAAATGAATGA
- the mlh3 gene encoding DNA mismatch repair protein Mlh3 isoform X1: MIKCLSEEVRVRLRSGVAVPSLQQCVEELVLNSLDAGATCVGIRMDLDALKVQVIDNGAGMSAEDMARVGNRYHSGKCHSLDDLDELKYYGFRGEAIASIVALATLVEISSRARNAEKTLVRLFKNGKGMEVFENDDCRPTAGTTVVVCNFFHNMPVRRKRMDLVLEGERIRHRVEAVSLMHPSVSFTLKNDRTGAVMVQLPKSRDTYHRFVQIHGLTRARKLGEIRHTRAPFEVTGHLGREGHYNGGLQFLYVNGRLLLRTRIHALLNSLLRGLRSPTRRNDSPEKRAAVGNDAHRRGQDLHGVYVVNIKCSYSEYDINLEPSKTLIEFKDWDGVLLCVEEAVNAFLRREKSPLSQDDTPDASPRSFPVDDAAREDAGPDRAVPTPSVHRKHEPSDVLRPDNEGPVDQINALRLAENAESKFDQTENEIATATLRPPDSAGEEKTSRTICVRFPFVHECLQDNAGKAAGQHLSKRKISLTSQNSERSDIPSKISKVLSVESGSLDEFRRMYGKSVETNVTSSEKQTNPRRLPPNFLEDTQNVGLSLNRKTKSDERRHEAHHLEYAELKRTSPSLTGKLNRLKQKWTKDQRRDRSAPVGNECFQDGYNDATNTHEGTAASTDWLRHFDSQTGKTAYVNKVTGLSKYEEPPKEGKGVRCTSDITNMAISVVSETGTECRCYPFQADLVLPFLPEDKEQRVLSAGTDDNVRTFRSLSSLYSKWKNPVFVRPPEVAVDVSSGQADGLAVKIHNILYPYRFSKAMIHSMKVMNQVDNKFLACLINTTDDTDTEGIILPCRFCVGDIDCVQISGNLLVLLDQHAAHERVRLEKLIADSLEDDPNARGQKRLCSSTISPPLRICVTEEEQRLIRARRTDLRRSGLEVTFSERRDNRVLVGKVPLCFVEKENTEHRRKRPSVIKRLVEDYLREEMELLRSTGTVKGTLPLTVLKVLASLACHGAVKFNHPLNRDECRSLAASLSSCRLPFQCAHGRPSIAPLLDVLHLEPERKEPTKPNLRKLRSVYKAWLLYGNE, from the exons ATGATTAAATGTCTATCCGAAGAAGTTCGAGTGAGACTTCGCTCCGGCGTGGCCGTCCCTTCTCTTCAACAATGCGTCGAGGAGCTCGTCCTCAACAGCCTCGACGCCGGCGCGACGTGCGTCGGCATCCGGATGGATCTGGACGCGCTCAAGGTGCAGGTGATCGACAACGGCGCCGGAATGAGCGCCGAGGACATGGCGCGCGTGGGGAACAGGTACCACAGCGGCAAATGCCACTCGCTGGACGACCTGGATGAGCTCAAGTATTACGGCTTCCGGGGTGAGGCCATAGCGAGTATCGTTGCGCTAGCTACACTGGTAGAAATCTCATCCCGGGCTCGAAACGCGGAGAAGACGCTCGTTAGGCTGTTCAAAAACGGAAAAGGAATGGAAGTGTTTGAAAATGACGATTGTCGACCCACTGCAGGAACGACGGTCGTCGTTTGCAATTTCTTCCACAACATGCCCGTACGCAGGAAGAGGATGGACCTCGTCCTGGAAGGTGAGAGAATCAGACATCGGGTAGAGGCCGTGTCTCTAATGCACCCCTCTGTGTCTTTCACCTTGAAGAACGACCGTACGGGAGCCGTGATGGTTCAGCTTCCTAAATCTCGAGACACCTACCACAGGTTCGTCCAGATCCACGGTCTGACCCGAGCTCGGAAACTGGGAGAGATACGGCACACGCGCGCCCCCTTCGAGGTGACGGGTCACCTCGGCAGAGAGGGCCACTACAACGGGGGCTTGCAGTTTTTGTACGTGAACGGCCGACTGCTTCTCAGGACGCGGATACACGCGCTGCTGAACTCGCTTTTACGCGGACTCCGCAGTCCGACTCGGAGGAACGACAGTCCGGAAAAACGGGCGGCCGTCGGGAACGACGCGCACAGACGCGGCCAAGACCTTCACGGGGTATACGTCGTTAATATTAAATGTTCCTATTCGGAGTACGATATTAATCTGGAGCCCTCCAAAACTCTAATCGAGTTCAAAGACTGGGACGGTGTTTTGCTGTGCGTAGAGGAGGCCGTGAACGCTTTTCTGCGCAGGGAGAAATCGCCGCTCTCCCAAGATGACACGCCAGATGCGTCGCCGAGGTCGTTTCCAGTCGACGACGCGGCGCGAGAAGACGCCGGCCCCGATCGCGCCGTCCCGACACCGTCTGTTCATCGTAAACATGAGCCGTCTGATGTGCTCCGACCTGACAACGAAGGACCCGTCGATCAGATAAATGCGCTCCGCCTCGCCGAAAATGCAGAATCCAAATTCGATCAAACTGAAAACGAAATCGCAACGGCAACTCTCCGTCCGCCGGATTCGGCGGGAGAAGAAAAGACTTCCAGAACAATTTGCGTCCGCTTTCCGTTCGTTCACGAATGTCTACAGGACAACGCCGGGAAAGCAGCGGGTCAGCATCTTTCAAAACGCAAAATCTCCCTCACCTCACAAAATAGTGAAAGAAGCGACATTCCTTCAAAGATTTCCAAAGTGCTCTCTGTGGAGTCTGGATCACTTGACGAGTTTAGAAGAATGTACGGAAAATCTGTTGAAACAAACGTTACCTCGTCGGAAAAGCAAACGAACCCTCGACGACTTCCGCCAAACTTTTTAGAGGATACTCAGAATGTTGGTCTTTCCCTGAACCGGAAAACTAAAAGTGATGAGCGACGACACGAAGCTCATCACCTAGAGTACGCCGAGCTAAAACGCACATCGCCATCTTTAACGGGTAAACTTAACCGCCTGAAACAAAAGTGGACAAAAGACCAAAGGCGAGATCGTTCCGCTCCCGTTGGTAACGAATGCTTTCAAGACGGCTACAACGATGCCACGAATACTCATGAGGGGACGGCCGCGTCTACCGACTGGCTCCGTCACTTTGATAGCCAAACGGGAAAAACGGCCTACGTCAACAAAGTGACTGGCCTCAGCAAATACGAGGAACCTCCAAAAGAAGGAAAGGGGGTCCGCTGTACGTCCGATATCACCAACATGGCTATTAGTGTCGTCTCTGAAACGG GGACGGAATGCAGATGTTACCCCTTCCAAGCGGATCTAGTGCTGCCCTTCTTGCCTGAAGACAAAGAACAAAGAGTGCTGAGCGCAGGGACAG ACGACAACGTCCGGACCTTCCGCTCGCTCTCGTCTTTGTACTCCAAGTGGAAGAACCCGGTGTTTGTGCGTCCTCCGGAG GTGGCTGTGGACGTTTCAAGCGGGCAAGCCGACGGCTTGGCCGTCAAGATCCACAACATCCTGTATCCGTACCGCTTTTCCAAGGCCATGATTCACTCCATGAAG GTGATGAATCAAGTCGATAACAAGTTCCTGGCGTGCCTTATCAACACGACAGACGATACGGACACGGAAGGTATTATTCTTCCTTGTCGTTTTTGCGTGGGTGATattgattgcgttcaaatctcAGGGAATCTTTTGGTACTGTTGGATCAGCACGCCGCACATGAGAGAGTGCGTCTGGAAAAGCTCATAGCAG ATTCCTTGGAAGACGATCCAAACGCACGCGGCCAGAAACGTCTGTGTTCATCCACTATTTCGCCACCCCTGCGCATCTGCGTGACTGAAGAGGAACAAAGACTGATCAG GGCTCGTCGGACGGATTTGCGGCGCTCGGGCCTGGAAGTGACGTTCTCTGAGAGGCGGGATAACCGGGTGCTGGTAGGCAAAGTGCCACTTTGTTTTGTGGAGAAAGAAAATACGGAGCATCGGCGAAAGAGGCCGTCGGTTATCAAGCGTCTGGTCGAG GATTACCTTCGAGAAGAGATGGAG ttACTTCGCTCCACCGGTACGGTGAAGGGAACTCTGCCGCTCACGGTGCTGAAAGTCCTGGCCTCTCTAGCGTGCCACG GCGCCGTCAAATTCAACCATCCCCTGAATAGAGACGAGTGTCGCAGTTTGGCGGCGTCTCTGTCGTCCTGCCGGCTGCCCTTCCAGTGCGCCCACGGCCGGCCGTCCATTGCGCCGCTCCTCGACGTCCTCCATTTAGAGCCCGAGCGGAAG GAGCCGACGAAGCCCAACCTCAGAAAGTTAAGAAGTGTGTACAAAGCTTGGCTACTCTATGGAAATGAATGA